In uncultured Cohaesibacter sp., a genomic segment contains:
- the katG gene encoding catalase/peroxidase HPI, whose product MDNSETKSTGKCPVMHGSNTAMGTGVMDWWPNALNLDILHQHDTKTNPYGEEFDYSEEVKTLDYDALKKDLLDLMHDSQDWWPADWGSYVGMFARVAWHAAGSYRLADGRGGGGTGNQRFAPLNSWPDNVNTDKGRRLLWPIKKKYGNKLSWADLIILSGTIAYEEAGLKTFGFGFGRKDIWHPEKDTYWGAEKEWLAPSDSRYGDLDKPETMENPLAAVQMGLIYVNPEGVNGHPDPIKTAAQMRETFARMAMDDEETVALTAGGHTIGKCHGNGRAEDLSPDPEASGPESQGMGWMNTKGRGIGRDTVVSGIEGAWTYEPTKWDMGYFDYLFNYDWALAKSPAGAWQWQPTNMKEEDMPADVEDPSIRCVPIMTDADMALKMDPVYSKICERFIKDPDYFSQTFARAWFKLTHRDMGPKVRYIGPWVPAEDLIWQDPVPAGKADYDVDAVKAKIAECGLSIGEMVATAWDSARTYRGSDMRGGANGARIRLAPQKDWEGNEPARLAKVLSVLEPIAVQFGISVADVIVLAGNVGIEKAIKAAGLNIPVPFAPGRGDATDAMTDAASFDPLEPLADGYRNWAKKDYVVSPEEMLLDRTQLLGLTAKEMTVLIGGMRMLDTNYGGTKHGVFTETEGALTNDFFVNLTDMAYKWEPKGKNSYEIQDRKSGAVKWTATRVDLVFGSNSILRAYAEVYAQDDNKEKFAKDFVAAWTKVMNADRFDLKG is encoded by the coding sequence ATGGACAACAGCGAAACCAAATCGACCGGCAAATGCCCAGTTATGCATGGCAGCAACACCGCCATGGGAACCGGCGTTATGGACTGGTGGCCGAATGCCCTCAATCTGGACATTCTGCACCAGCATGACACCAAGACGAACCCTTATGGGGAAGAGTTCGACTATAGTGAAGAAGTCAAGACACTGGATTATGATGCGCTCAAGAAGGATCTGCTGGATCTGATGCATGACAGTCAGGACTGGTGGCCGGCAGACTGGGGCAGCTATGTGGGCATGTTCGCCCGCGTTGCCTGGCATGCTGCAGGCTCCTACCGGCTGGCGGACGGGCGCGGTGGCGGTGGCACCGGCAACCAGCGTTTCGCCCCACTCAATTCCTGGCCGGATAACGTCAATACAGACAAGGGCCGTCGTCTGCTCTGGCCGATCAAGAAAAAATATGGCAATAAGCTTTCATGGGCCGATCTGATCATTCTGTCCGGCACCATTGCCTATGAAGAGGCCGGACTGAAAACCTTTGGTTTCGGCTTTGGCCGCAAGGATATCTGGCATCCGGAGAAGGATACCTACTGGGGCGCTGAAAAGGAATGGCTCGCTCCGAGCGATTCCCGCTATGGTGATCTGGACAAGCCGGAGACCATGGAAAATCCGCTTGCCGCTGTGCAGATGGGTCTTATCTATGTCAATCCGGAAGGGGTCAACGGCCATCCGGATCCGATCAAGACCGCAGCACAGATGCGTGAAACCTTCGCCCGTATGGCCATGGATGACGAGGAAACCGTCGCCCTGACCGCCGGAGGCCACACCATCGGCAAATGCCATGGCAATGGCCGGGCAGAGGATCTCAGCCCCGATCCGGAAGCTTCCGGCCCTGAATCCCAGGGCATGGGCTGGATGAATACCAAGGGCCGCGGTATCGGGCGCGATACGGTCGTTAGTGGCATCGAGGGCGCATGGACCTATGAACCGACCAAATGGGACATGGGCTATTTCGATTATCTCTTCAATTATGACTGGGCGCTGGCAAAAAGCCCGGCTGGTGCATGGCAGTGGCAGCCCACCAACATGAAGGAAGAGGATATGCCCGCAGATGTGGAAGATCCTTCCATCCGCTGCGTGCCGATCATGACCGATGCCGACATGGCGCTGAAGATGGATCCTGTCTATAGCAAGATCTGCGAGCGTTTCATCAAGGATCCCGACTATTTCTCTCAGACCTTTGCACGGGCATGGTTCAAGCTGACCCACCGTGATATGGGGCCGAAGGTTCGCTATATCGGGCCTTGGGTGCCTGCAGAAGATCTGATCTGGCAGGATCCGGTGCCGGCAGGCAAGGCAGACTATGATGTTGATGCCGTTAAGGCCAAGATTGCCGAATGTGGATTGAGCATTGGCGAGATGGTGGCAACCGCATGGGATAGCGCCCGCACCTATCGTGGTTCGGACATGCGCGGCGGGGCCAATGGTGCCCGCATCCGTCTGGCTCCACAGAAGGACTGGGAAGGCAACGAGCCAGCACGTCTGGCCAAGGTTCTTTCCGTTCTGGAACCGATTGCTGTGCAATTCGGCATCAGTGTTGCCGATGTCATCGTGCTGGCTGGCAATGTTGGTATTGAGAAAGCCATCAAGGCAGCCGGTCTCAATATCCCTGTACCCTTCGCTCCGGGGCGCGGTGATGCGACCGATGCGATGACAGATGCCGCCTCCTTCGATCCGTTAGAGCCATTGGCCGATGGTTATCGCAACTGGGCCAAGAAGGATTATGTGGTCAGTCCGGAAGAAATGTTGCTGGATCGCACCCAGCTGCTGGGATTGACGGCAAAAGAGATGACTGTTCTGATCGGTGGGATGCGCATGCTCGATACCAATTATGGTGGAACAAAGCATGGTGTCTTCACTGAAACCGAAGGGGCCCTGACGAATGACTTTTTCGTCAACCTGACGGATATGGCTTACAAATGGGAGCCTAAGGGCAAGAACAGCTATGAGATTCAGGATCGCAAGAGCGGTGCTGTCAAATGGACGGCGACCAGAGTGGATCTGGTATTCGGTTCCAACTCGATCTTGCGCGCTTATGCCGAAGTCTATGCTCAGGACGATAACAAGGAGAAATTTGCAAAGGACTTTGTTGCGGCCTGGACCAAGGTGATGAATGCAGACCGGTTTGATCTGAAAGGCTAG
- the yjfF gene encoding galactofuranose ABC transporter, permease protein YjfF encodes MKSPRLPLYLTMATFFLAYMLCIWEFPSMFSSRVVANLLTDNAFLGITAVGMTFVILTGGIDLSVGAVIAFTGVFIAVILRETSIHPLVAFGLVLTITIAFGAAEGAIVHYLEMPAFIVTLAGMFLMRGLAYVLSTDSVPVTHEFYDVLQSIYWKAPGGGRFRLIGGVMLLVFIGAMIVLHRTKFGKNVYALGGGVQTAQLMGVPIARTTILIYATSGGLAGLAGIVYSLYTSAGYSLSTVGVELDAIAAVVIGGTLLSGGTGFVAGTFFGILIMGLIQTYIVFDGTLSSWWTKIVIGILLFTFIMLQKVLAWATTARRKPATEFAMRS; translated from the coding sequence ATGAAATCGCCAAGGCTTCCGCTTTATCTGACCATGGCGACCTTTTTTCTCGCCTATATGCTTTGCATCTGGGAATTTCCCAGCATGTTCTCAAGCCGTGTTGTTGCGAATCTGCTGACGGACAACGCCTTCCTTGGCATCACGGCTGTGGGCATGACCTTCGTCATTCTCACCGGCGGGATTGATCTCTCGGTCGGTGCGGTCATTGCCTTCACCGGCGTGTTCATCGCCGTCATTCTGAGGGAGACATCCATTCATCCGCTGGTGGCTTTCGGTCTGGTGCTGACCATCACCATTGCGTTCGGGGCGGCGGAGGGCGCGATCGTCCATTATCTGGAGATGCCAGCTTTCATTGTGACGCTGGCGGGCATGTTCCTGATGCGCGGGCTTGCCTATGTTCTCTCCACGGACTCGGTTCCGGTTACCCATGAATTCTATGATGTGCTGCAGTCGATCTATTGGAAGGCTCCGGGTGGTGGGCGCTTCCGGCTGATTGGCGGGGTGATGCTGCTTGTCTTCATCGGCGCGATGATCGTTCTGCACCGGACGAAATTCGGCAAGAATGTCTATGCGCTGGGAGGCGGGGTGCAGACCGCCCAGCTGATGGGGGTTCCCATTGCCAGAACAACCATTCTGATCTATGCCACATCGGGCGGTCTGGCAGGGCTTGCAGGAATCGTCTATTCGCTCTACACATCTGCCGGCTATTCATTGTCGACAGTGGGCGTCGAGCTTGACGCGATCGCTGCGGTGGTGATCGGTGGCACATTGTTGAGTGGTGGCACGGGATTTGTGGCTGGAACATTCTTCGGCATTCTCATCATGGGATTGATCCAGACCTATATCGTGTTTGATGGCACGCTCTCGAGTTGGTGGACCAAGATCGTTATCGGCATTCTGCTGTTCACCTTTATCATGCTGCAAAAGGTACTGGCTTGGGCGACGACGGCGAGAAGAAAACCAGCAACAGAATTCGCGATGCGATCATGA
- a CDS encoding hydrogen peroxide-inducible genes activator: MINLSMKHLRYFDALARHQHFGRAAEDCAVTQPALSVQIKELEALIGAPLVERGTRQIHLTALGIVFAERAQNILQSVKELEDLARSTHGPLGGQFRFGIIPTVAPYLLSDFIKSMGRRFPGLELRPREAKTRKLITDLLEARLDAAILALPISEPSLEEIKLFDEEFVLLRPQKDADKPVPNPEKLQTMRLLLLEEGHCFRDQAISYCNSNASLPRNLMEGSSLSTLVQMVGAGIGITLIPEMAVAVETRSAPVSIAHLPKPAPRRTIGMVWRRSNPLREEFLQIAEIFRSITTETDNNMREATSPIH, from the coding sequence ATGATCAATCTCTCAATGAAGCATCTGCGCTACTTCGATGCGCTCGCCCGGCACCAGCATTTCGGACGCGCAGCGGAAGATTGCGCCGTCACCCAGCCTGCCCTCTCGGTGCAGATCAAGGAGCTAGAAGCCCTGATCGGTGCACCTCTGGTGGAAAGGGGAACCCGCCAGATTCACCTAACGGCGCTGGGCATTGTCTTTGCAGAGCGGGCCCAGAATATTCTTCAGTCTGTCAAGGAATTAGAGGATCTGGCTCGCAGCACCCACGGCCCGCTCGGCGGCCAGTTCCGCTTCGGAATCATCCCCACGGTTGCGCCCTATCTGCTCTCCGATTTCATAAAGAGCATGGGGCGACGCTTCCCCGGTCTGGAGCTGCGGCCAAGGGAAGCCAAGACAAGAAAACTGATCACCGATCTGCTGGAAGCGCGGCTCGATGCAGCCATTCTCGCACTGCCCATTTCGGAGCCCTCGCTGGAGGAGATAAAACTATTTGATGAAGAGTTTGTCCTGCTCCGCCCACAGAAGGATGCGGATAAACCGGTTCCCAATCCTGAAAAGCTGCAAACCATGCGCCTGCTCCTGCTTGAGGAGGGCCATTGCTTTCGCGATCAGGCCATCTCCTACTGCAATAGCAATGCCTCCCTCCCCCGCAATCTGATGGAAGGCAGTTCGCTCTCGACGCTGGTGCAGATGGTCGGCGCCGGAATCGGCATCACGCTCATTCCGGAAATGGCGGTAGCTGTGGAGACGCGCTCGGCGCCGGTGTCCATCGCCCATTTGCCCAAGCCCGCACCAAGGCGCACCATCGGCATGGTCTGGCGCCGCAGCAATCCGCTGCGCGAGGAATTCTTGCAGATCGCCGAGATTTTCCGATCCATAACTACAGAGACAGACAACAATATGAGGGAAGCGACAAGCCCCATACATTGA
- a CDS encoding FadR/GntR family transcriptional regulator: MSLTTAGGTSQQAFNNTSKVVDQLGMAIVSGDYAEQTMIPLDPDLEEMFGVSRTVIREAKKTLVGKGLLQSKAKVGTRVRPSADWSMFDPDVLRWHASLRKPGPFLKELHEIRLIFEPAASALVAQRANAGECQKLTRECDRMAAAKDHVSYAVANIEFHTLILHLSGNRFLSSLGDMVQAALFSVYRLGYDNARFDTTRHVQQASIETYREIVDAIKAGDAKRAEETMADAIALFRKSLS, from the coding sequence ATGAGCCTGACGACCGCTGGAGGTACCTCTCAGCAGGCCTTCAACAATACTTCCAAAGTTGTTGATCAACTGGGCATGGCCATTGTTTCGGGGGACTATGCGGAACAGACAATGATTCCGCTGGACCCCGATCTGGAGGAAATGTTCGGTGTCTCCCGGACGGTCATCCGCGAAGCGAAGAAGACTCTGGTTGGCAAGGGGCTGTTGCAGTCAAAGGCCAAGGTGGGGACGCGTGTGCGCCCCTCCGCCGACTGGAGCATGTTCGACCCGGATGTCTTGCGCTGGCATGCGTCCTTGCGCAAGCCGGGGCCTTTCCTCAAGGAGTTGCATGAAATCCGCCTGATTTTCGAGCCAGCCGCCTCGGCGCTGGTGGCGCAGCGGGCCAATGCTGGCGAATGTCAGAAACTGACAAGGGAATGCGACCGGATGGCGGCGGCCAAAGATCATGTTTCCTATGCAGTGGCCAATATCGAATTTCATACGCTGATCCTGCATCTGTCCGGTAACCGCTTTCTCTCCTCGCTCGGAGATATGGTGCAGGCCGCACTCTTCTCGGTCTATCGGCTCGGCTATGACAATGCGCGGTTCGATACGACAAGGCATGTGCAGCAAGCCTCGATTGAAACCTATCGCGAAATTGTTGACGCCATAAAGGCTGGCGATGCCAAACGCGCCGAGGAGACAATGGCCGATGCCATTGCCCTGTTCAGGAAAAGTCTCTCCTGA